A window of the Miscanthus floridulus cultivar M001 chromosome 14, ASM1932011v1, whole genome shotgun sequence genome harbors these coding sequences:
- the LOC136505000 gene encoding uncharacterized protein, whose amino-acid sequence MDHPDDNISTPQRMSMPSSEQQTIDEFWRKKQDEIEAIEDFSKRAIPMTCLKKVLCAEKGKMMMTFDMPSFVTKACEIFVQELSLRSRMCANSHHRDIILDSDIAEAIVSMESYDFLNDVLCKHQGEHNSAHHPKSIKKRNHNRLTDQPQTSGHRRPHKYPMPQFISQSARYPPFALPPPLPPTNDYHVPLSLRFQPQEACPLIATTITQTPVLGGPIHHLPNIPNEGYMSTTPSMDTYYVESASKNNVVSQDGDVTFHYPFVPPVAWELSSIPLVANSNGPISTGITELNHTKLLVAHTGNTTHASHLNVMRGRLDTEVVSTTNLNGRNNGHINWDETDMADDSLLMEFWEDVMMDEDRSPLPDNTSTVGIVPVPCDKPELEGFDPESYLVDDTISGESTSKEA is encoded by the exons ATGGACCATCCTGATGATAACATTTCTACACCACAAAGGATGTCCATGCCATCATCTGAGCAACAAACGATAGATGAATTTTGGAGGAAGAAACAAGATGAAATTGAGGCAATTGAAGACTTCAGCAAGCGTGCGATTCCCATGACCTGTCTAAAAAAGGTCCTATGTGCCGAGAAGGGTAAAATGATGATGACATTCGACATGCCATCCTTCGTCACAAAGGCATGTGAGATATTTGTGCAGGAACTTTCACTTCGCTCTAGGATGTGTGCCAATTCCCACCATCGGGATATCATACTAGACTCTGATATTGCTGAGGCTATTGTCTCCATGGAGTCATATGATTTTCTGAATGATGTTCTATGCAAACATCAGGGAGAACACAACTCAGCCCATCATCCAAAGTCTATTAAGAAGCGTAATCACAATAGGTTGACAGATCAACCACAGACATCcggtcatcgtcgtcctcataagtacccaatgccacaaTTTATTTCTCAGTCTGCAAGGTATCCCCCCTTTGCTCTTCCTCCTCCTTTGCCACCAACAAATGATTACCATGTGCCCCTATCCTTGCGGTTCCAACCACAAGAAGCATGCCCCTTGATTGCAACCACAATCACACAGACACCTGTTCTGGGTGGACCAATACATCATTTGCCTAATATCCCAAATGAAGGCTACATGAGCACAACTCCTTCGATGGATACATATTATGTTGAAAGTGCTAGCAAAAATAATGTTGTCTCTCAAGATGGAGATGTGACATTCCATTACCCTTTTGTTCCTCCTGTTGCATGGGAATTATCATCCATTCCACTAGTTGCTAATAGTAATGGCCCTATTTCTACTGGAATCACTGAGTTGAATCATACAAAACTGTTGGTTGCGCATACTGGAAATACCACACATGCTTC TCATCTAAATGTTATGCGTGGAAGGTTAGACACAGAAGTCGTTTCTACTACAAATCTGAATGGGAGGAATAACGGACATATCAATTGGGATGAAACTGATATGGCTGACGATTCCCTACTGATGGAGTTTTGGGAGGACGTCATGATGGATGAAGACCGATCACCTTTGCCAGACAATACCTCCACTGTTGGTATTGTTCCTGTTCCTTGTGATAAGCCAGAACTTGAGGGATTTGATCCCGAATCATATCTTGTTGATGACACCATCTCCGGTGAAAGTACCAGCAAGGAGGCATAA